A genomic window from Amblyraja radiata isolate CabotCenter1 chromosome 18, sAmbRad1.1.pri, whole genome shotgun sequence includes:
- the LOC116983250 gene encoding G-protein coupled receptor 22-like has product MDRAMELDEFVPELEKRDGGQDWYLSYPLSFQVSLGSLLLLELVLGLASNLTVLVLYGLHSGLADSVSTVVTVSLHVLDTLVCLLCVPFTTSMVLRPPATAWALACCFHEACVALAGVGTAANVLLIGLDRYDISVRPSRRLLTAGRAMPLLAAVWTLSLLAFSLPFLQVELLGPEPGLAHHNLSLGCGGDAELPPGLTASLHLLLQVPCFCLAAVGLLATYSRILRALNVRFGRGPRGRRSRCQRRGRGGGGAGASRGSGAVGGGLGGPQEAQRLAAPPPPGQGPGPPRALGMRASVSAIMALRRAVRRHRERRRRQRRVLRMSLVTVGGFVLCWAPVSALHLLQLVLGPSEQRGRLRLCALALAYAGPLLHPLLYAFARQKMRRALRGCARKRVLSVLQVDPLPGATVIHNSWLESGPGPGPGSGPPAATGPAPPAQSEA; this is encoded by the coding sequence ATGGACAGGGCCATGGAGTTGGATGAGTTTGTGCCGGAGTTGGAGAAGAGGGATGGGGGCCAAGACTGGTACTTGTCCTACCCGCTCAGCTTCCAGGTGTCACTGGGCAGCTTGCTGCTGCTGGAGTTGGTGCTGGGCCTAGCTAGTAACCTGACAGTGCTGGTTCTGTACGGCCTGCACAGTGGCCTTGCCGACTCGGTCAGTACCGTGGTGACGGTCAGCCTGCATGTGCTGGACACGCTGGTCTGCCTGCTATGTGTGCCCTTCACCACTAGCATGGTGCTACGGCCCCCCGCCACTGCCTGGGCCCTGGCCTGCTGCTTCCATGAGGCCTGTGTGGCGCTGGCTGGGGTGGGCACTGCCGCCAACGTATTGCTGATCGGCCTGGACCGCTACGACATCTCGGTGCGGCCGTCCCGCCGGCTGCTGACCGCCGGCCGTGCCATGCCGCTGCTCGCCGCTGTCTGGACCTTGTccctccttgctttctccttgccCTTCCTGCAGGTTGAGCTGCTGGGCCCCGAGCCCGGCCTGGCCCACCACAACCTCTCGCTGGGGTGTGGCGGTGATGCCGAGCTGCCACCCGGCCTGACAGCCTCGCTCCATCTCCTACTGCAGGTGCCCTGCTTCTGCCTGGCAGCCGTGGGCCTGCTCGCCACTTATTCCCGCATCCTGCGGGCCCTCAACGTCCGCTTCGGCCGTGGCCCCAGGGGCAGGAGGTCACGGTGTCAGcggcgggggaggggaggaggtggagctGGGGCCAGCAGAGGGAGTGGGGCAGTGGGAGGGGGTCTGGGTGGGCCGCAGGAGGCCCAGCGGCTGGCAGCGCCCCCACCCCCAGGCCAAGGCCCAGGCCCGCCTCGGGCCCTGGGCATGCGGGCCTCGGTGTCGGCCATCATGGCGCTGCGACGGGCAGTGCGGCGGCACCGGGAGAggaggcggcggcagcggcgggtgCTGCGGATGTCCCTGGTGACGGTGGGTGGCTTTGTGCTGTGCTGGGCCCCGGTGTCTGCGCTGCACCTGCTGCAGCTGGTGTTGGGGCCCAGTGAGCAGCGGGGTCGTCTGCGCCTCTGCGCCCTGGCCCTGGCCTATGCCGGGCCCCTGCTCCACCCGCTGCTCTACGCCTTCGCCCGCCAAAAGATGCGCCGCGCACTGCGGGGCTGTGCCCGcaaacgggtgctgtccgtgctcCAGGTCGACCCACTGCCTGGTGCCACCGTCATCCACAACTCCTGGCTGGAGTCTGGTCCAGGACCAGGCCCAGGCTCAGGTCCACCTGCAGCAACAGGCCCCGCACCCCCCGCTCAGAGTGAGGCCTAA